The following are encoded together in the Hydractinia symbiolongicarpus strain clone_291-10 chromosome 14, HSymV2.1, whole genome shotgun sequence genome:
- the LOC130625977 gene encoding uncharacterized protein LOC130625977, whose protein sequence is MALVTFTAAVTAADKLKNLIHTTSSKQMGTPQQTAGFEFLNVRANAQSTKGISKDYLLNSITKYMEPLAAGNPALMCVVDEAREVINSDAEEHQEQSFVILTENDAGSSCALFIYFQKREDGKYNFRKLLFYGEFKLAADVFIVRHSKNNLFFSKSEDVVKYIPRRGTT, encoded by the coding sequence atgGCTTTGGTAACATTCACAGCAGCTGTAACAGCAGCAGATAAACTGAAAAATTTAATACACACAACTTCGTCAAAACAAATGGGGACACCTCAACAAACTGCTGGATTTGAGTTCCTCAACGTTCGAGCCAACGCTCAAAGCACAAAAGGTATCAGTAAGGATTACCTGCTAAATTCAATTACAAAATACATGGAGCCCCTCGCAGCAGGAAATCCAGCCTTAATGTGTGTGGTAGATGAAGCTAGAGAGGTTATTAACAGTGATGCCGAGGAGCACCAAGAGCAGTCTTTCGTTATTCTTACCGAGAATGATGCCGGTTCATCGTGTGCTCTGTTTATCTATTTTCAGAAGAGAGAAGATGGAAAGTATAACTTCAGAAAGCTTTTGTTTTACGGTGAATTTAAACTGGCTGCTGATGTATTTATTGTGCGTCACTcgaaaaacaatttgtttttcTCTAAGTCCGAAGACGTGGTAAAATATATTCCACGGCGTGGTACAACTTAA
- the LOC130625979 gene encoding uncharacterized protein LOC130625979 has product MVDLTVSVSPITTNMTVGAKDYNASSTIALADQLKLDIVGLSLEYCKKIAEDALNSEKNEEITYNFCCRQNFAMLYYFEITTSTKAYNKVNVTWKAVEASVTFPAQGKICTTKEKVTRFLGIVLDVSRSQHKHLENRGLTTEEIGIIQAELTKHAKSAANRNTTN; this is encoded by the coding sequence ATGGTAGATTTAACAGTATCCGTTAGCCCGATAACAACCAATATGACAGTGGGTGCAAAGGATTATAATGCCTCTTCTACCATCGCTTTGGCAGATCAACTGAAATTGGATATCGTAGGTTTGTCTTTAGAGTATTGCAAAAAAATAGCTGAAGACGCGCTTAACagtgaaaaaaatgaagaaataacGTACAACTTTTGCTGCAGACAAAACTTCGCTATGCTTTACTATTTTGAGATCACCACCAGCACAAAGGCATATAACAAAGTCAATGTCACATGGAAAGCAGTTGAAGCATCGGTAACGTTCCCTGCTCAGGGAAAAATCTGTACAACCAAGGAGAAAGTGACACGTTTCTTAGGAATCGTACTTGATGTATCGAGAAGTCAACATAAGCATTTGGAAAACAGGGGGCTGACAACAGAAGAGATCGGGATTATTCAAGCAGAACTAACAAAGCATGCCAAATCTGCTGCCAACAGGAACACAACCAACTGA
- the LOC130626029 gene encoding uncharacterized protein LOC130626029, translating to MNIKCEVLLISVLFSVLVSPTSGDLKKEITEACNAQIQFTSDTQCALKVVGISLERPIGSRFAPAQVLSLTTIRRLVCDDYPKIRNPSYDDNVAKWDKQMMKLSEDLHMIDKGWFLYSHLKDDRTAFTVFNNTNNRNKNKVRDSLKKILQNKGASDTVVAKNLKRLLKYMNSAMANVRPGYARVNRAIGPHLDPLVKVGVNKTKLVDLTSHSISLRDHWNASWKNFTNGEGIVTSDITPDYEWLFKGMK from the coding sequence ATGAACATAAAGTGTGAAGTATTGCTCATTTCTGTCCTATTCAGTGTGCTGGTTTCTCCAACTTCTGGAGATTTAAAGAAAGAGATAACAGAAGCGTGCAATGCTCAAATACAATTTACATCGGACACACAATGCGCTTTAAAGGTCGTCGGGATTTCGTTAGAACGACCCATAGGTAGTAGATTCGCACCCGCACAGGTGCTTTCGCTTACGACCATACGAAGATTAGTTTGCGATGACTACCCAAAGATACGAAACCCATCGTATGACGATAATGTAGCCAAATGGGATAAGCAGATGATGAAGCTATCGGAAGATCTACACATGATTGACAAAGGTTGGTTTCTCTACAGTCACTTAAAAGATGATCGAACTGCTTTTACCGTCTTCAACAACACCAACAACCGCAACAAAAATAAGGTTCGTGATAGCTTAAAGAAGATACTTCAAAACAAAGGGGCATCAGACACAGTCGTGGCGAAGAATCTCAAGCGTTTGTTGAAATACATGAATAGCGCCATGGCAAATGTACGCCCTGGTTACGCAAGAGTAAACCGTGCCATCGGTCCTCATTTAGATCCACTTGTGAAAGTAGGAGTGAACAAGACAAAACTTGTTGACTTGACTAGTCATTCGATAAGTCTTAGAGATCACTGGAATGCATCGTGGAAGAATTTTACAAATGGAGAAGGAATAGTAACTTCTGATATAACACCGGATTACGAATGGTTGTTTAAGGGTATGAAGTAA